The Cystobacter ferrugineus genome includes a window with the following:
- the hisD gene encoding histidinol dehydrogenase, whose translation MSAPPLKYRGRLKELAPEARGRLLDRSGGSDARVAQRTAEIIARVRREGDRALREMAREFDRAELGSVEIPRSVCEAALTSLDPKVREALGRAARNIARAHAAQKPQAIEVETEPGILVGRRPDPLGRVGVYAPGGRAVYPSSVLMGVVPAKVAGVGEVIVCSPPGPDGVPSAGVLAAAALAGADRVFALGGAGAVAAMAYGTESVPRVDRIVGPGNAYVAAAKLQVVDAVAIDAPAGPSEILVVADGSADPEAVAREMLAQAEHDPDACCVTVAVGEAQAEAVAIAVERLAARAQRREIVSRSLSERGAVLSVDSLEEAWPFVADFAPEHLLLATENPTQVLPRVRNAGTVFVGQHASVAYGDYMTGANHVLPTAGLARAYSGLSVLDFYRWTTYQRVTREAASRLADDVGTLADSEGLFAHAEAARAWRQS comes from the coding sequence ATGAGCGCCCCTCCTCTGAAGTACCGGGGCCGGTTGAAGGAGCTGGCCCCCGAGGCGCGCGGCCGGCTGTTGGATCGCTCGGGGGGCTCGGACGCCCGCGTCGCCCAGCGCACCGCGGAGATCATCGCCCGGGTGCGCCGGGAGGGAGACCGCGCCCTGCGCGAGATGGCGCGCGAGTTCGACCGCGCCGAGCTGGGCTCCGTGGAGATTCCCCGCTCCGTGTGCGAGGCAGCCCTCACGTCGCTCGACCCCAAGGTGCGAGAGGCGCTCGGCCGCGCGGCGCGCAACATCGCCCGGGCACACGCGGCCCAGAAGCCCCAGGCCATTGAAGTGGAGACCGAGCCCGGCATCCTCGTGGGCCGCCGGCCGGATCCGCTCGGACGCGTGGGCGTGTACGCACCCGGAGGCCGCGCCGTCTACCCGAGCAGCGTGCTGATGGGCGTGGTGCCGGCGAAGGTGGCCGGGGTGGGGGAGGTCATCGTCTGCTCGCCGCCCGGCCCGGATGGCGTGCCCTCGGCGGGTGTGCTGGCGGCGGCGGCGCTCGCGGGCGCGGATCGCGTCTTCGCGCTCGGAGGCGCGGGCGCGGTGGCGGCGATGGCCTATGGGACCGAGAGCGTGCCCCGGGTGGATCGCATCGTCGGACCCGGCAACGCGTACGTGGCCGCGGCCAAGCTCCAGGTGGTGGACGCGGTGGCCATCGACGCACCCGCGGGGCCCAGTGAGATCCTCGTGGTGGCGGACGGCTCGGCGGATCCCGAGGCGGTGGCCCGGGAGATGCTGGCCCAGGCCGAGCACGACCCGGACGCCTGCTGTGTCACGGTGGCGGTGGGCGAGGCCCAGGCCGAGGCGGTGGCCATCGCGGTGGAGCGCCTGGCGGCCCGGGCCCAGCGGCGGGAGATCGTCTCGCGCTCCCTGAGCGAGCGCGGCGCGGTGCTGAGCGTGGACTCGTTGGAGGAGGCCTGGCCCTTCGTGGCGGACTTCGCTCCCGAGCACCTGCTGCTGGCCACCGAGAATCCCACCCAGGTGCTGCCCCGGGTGCGCAACGCGGGCACGGTGTTCGTGGGTCAGCATGCCTCCGTGGCCTACGGCGACTACATGACGGGCGCCAACCACGTGCTGCCCACCGCGGGCCTCGCCCGGGCGTACTCGGGACTGAGCGTGCTCGACTTCTACCGATGGACCACGTACCAGCGCGTGACGCGCGAGGCGGCCTCCCGGCTCGCCGACGACGTGGGAACCCTGGCCGACAGCGAGGGCCTGTTCGCCCACGCCGAGGCCGCTCGTGCCTGGAGGCAATCATGA
- a CDS encoding pyridoxal phosphate-dependent aminotransferase, with translation MSLPSRASYRDIPLYSPSKARCQVDLSDNTNLFGMPPAAERVLREAAVPLVTRYPVGYSPDLRDAVAHYTGVDTACVTTGCGSDDVIDSTLRAFLEPGDLIAFPAPTFVMMSYFAKVNGLRYAPVTLRPDFDIDVEGLLATQAKLIYVCSPNNPTGTVASRAALEQLIERAPGIVLLDEAYAEFARESHLDLARRPNVLVSRTMSKAFGLASMRVGYAVGSPSLVAEVEKARGPYKVTALSERMAVAALREDVAWMRAKVAESLAVRERLVAELSRMGLTCLPTEANFVMVKLRGALEVAERMRARDVNVRAFAGLPAGIGDALRIGCGPWDVIQTALDALREERR, from the coding sequence ATGAGCCTGCCCTCGCGTGCGTCGTACCGGGACATTCCGCTCTACTCGCCCTCCAAGGCCCGCTGCCAGGTGGACCTGAGCGACAACACCAACCTCTTCGGCATGCCGCCCGCCGCCGAGCGCGTGCTGCGTGAGGCGGCCGTCCCCCTGGTGACGCGCTACCCCGTGGGCTACTCCCCGGACTTGCGCGACGCCGTGGCCCACTACACCGGCGTGGACACCGCCTGCGTCACCACCGGGTGCGGCTCGGACGACGTCATCGACAGCACCCTGCGCGCCTTCCTCGAGCCGGGAGATCTCATCGCCTTTCCCGCGCCCACCTTCGTGATGATGTCCTACTTCGCGAAGGTCAACGGCCTGCGCTACGCGCCGGTGACCCTGCGGCCGGACTTCGACATCGACGTGGAGGGGCTGCTGGCCACCCAGGCGAAGCTCATCTACGTGTGCTCGCCCAACAACCCCACGGGCACGGTGGCCTCGCGCGCCGCCCTGGAGCAACTGATCGAGCGCGCGCCCGGCATCGTCCTGCTCGACGAGGCCTATGCCGAGTTCGCCCGGGAGAGCCATCTGGACCTGGCGCGCCGGCCGAACGTGCTCGTGTCGCGCACGATGTCCAAGGCCTTCGGGCTGGCGTCCATGCGCGTGGGCTACGCGGTGGGCTCGCCCTCCCTGGTGGCCGAGGTGGAGAAGGCCCGCGGGCCCTACAAGGTGACGGCCCTGTCCGAGCGCATGGCCGTGGCGGCGCTGCGCGAGGACGTGGCGTGGATGCGGGCGAAGGTGGCCGAGTCCCTCGCCGTGCGCGAGCGGCTGGTGGCCGAGCTGAGCCGCATGGGGCTCACCTGCCTGCCCACCGAGGCCAACTTCGTGATGGTGAAACTGCGCGGAGCGCTCGAGGTGGCGGAGCGGATGCGCGCGCGGGACGTGAACGTTCGGGCTTTCGCGGGCCTGCCGGCGGGCATCGGGGATGCGTTGCGCATCGGATGCGGGCCCTGGGATGTGATTCAGACGGCGCTCGATGCGCTGCGGGAGGAGCGACGGTGA
- the hisH gene encoding imidazole glycerol phosphate synthase subunit HisH: MRVTLFDYGAGNLHSLAKALALAPGVKVHVEEDPLRALDTDLLVLPGVGAFGAAVARLAPGAEKMRRALDDGLPCLGICLGMQLLFEGSDEGEGQGLGFFRGRVTRLTSKHVPHIGWNSVEEDTALRDEKPGTVYYAHSFVCRAQEPDVVVGWTTHEGDRFPASVRRGKVLGVQFHPEKSSAAGVRFVHAFLEEVGS; the protein is encoded by the coding sequence GTGAGAGTGACCCTGTTCGACTATGGAGCCGGCAACCTGCACTCCCTCGCCAAGGCGCTCGCGCTGGCGCCGGGAGTCAAGGTGCACGTGGAGGAGGATCCCCTGCGCGCCCTGGACACGGATCTGCTCGTGCTGCCCGGGGTGGGAGCGTTCGGCGCCGCGGTGGCGCGCCTGGCCCCGGGCGCCGAGAAGATGCGGCGCGCGTTGGATGACGGCCTGCCGTGCCTGGGCATCTGCCTGGGCATGCAACTGCTCTTCGAGGGCAGCGACGAGGGCGAGGGTCAGGGCCTGGGCTTCTTCCGGGGCCGGGTGACGCGGCTGACGTCCAAGCACGTGCCTCACATCGGGTGGAACTCGGTGGAGGAGGACACCGCGCTGCGCGACGAGAAGCCGGGAACCGTCTACTACGCGCACAGCTTCGTCTGCCGTGCCCAGGAGCCCGACGTGGTGGTGGGCTGGACGACGCACGAGGGGGATCGCTTCCCGGCCTCGGTGCGGCGCGGCAAGGTGCTCGGCGTGCAGTTCCATCCGGAGAAGAGCTCGGCCGCGGGTGTGCGCTTCGTGCACGCCTTCCTCGAGGAGGTGGGCTCATGA
- a CDS encoding HisA/HisF-related TIM barrel protein produces MIAIPAIDLREGACVQLVGGSYADERVRVKDPLEALKRWRAHGFKHFHVVDLDAALGKGSNEDAIRALLTHEPGLTFSVGGGVRSTVKVESLLMLGATSVVVGTRAIEDAEWLREVAERFPGQIVVAADVKGREVVTRGWTASSSRDIVSVLESLEPLPLAGLLVTAVHKEGQMEGVDLPLMETVVRTSRHPLSASGGVTTLEDLRALGGVGASGAVIGMALYTGRLDAAEVAREFA; encoded by the coding sequence ATGATCGCCATTCCCGCCATCGACCTGCGCGAGGGCGCGTGCGTGCAACTCGTGGGCGGCTCCTATGCCGACGAGCGCGTGCGGGTGAAGGATCCCCTGGAGGCCCTCAAGCGCTGGCGCGCGCACGGCTTCAAGCACTTCCATGTGGTGGACCTGGACGCCGCCCTGGGCAAGGGTTCCAACGAGGACGCCATCCGCGCGCTCCTCACGCACGAGCCGGGCCTCACCTTCTCGGTGGGCGGCGGCGTACGCAGCACCGTCAAGGTGGAGTCGTTGCTCATGCTGGGCGCCACCTCCGTGGTGGTGGGCACGCGGGCCATCGAGGACGCGGAGTGGCTGCGCGAGGTGGCCGAGCGCTTTCCGGGCCAGATCGTGGTCGCCGCGGACGTGAAGGGCCGCGAGGTGGTGACGCGCGGATGGACGGCCAGCAGCTCGCGCGACATCGTCAGCGTGCTGGAGTCGCTGGAGCCCCTGCCCCTGGCGGGCCTGCTCGTCACGGCCGTGCACAAGGAAGGGCAGATGGAGGGGGTGGACCTGCCGCTGATGGAGACGGTGGTGCGCACGAGCCGCCATCCGCTGTCCGCCTCGGGAGGCGTGACGACGCTGGAGGACCTGCGGGCGCTCGGGGGCGTGGGGGCCAGCGGGGCCGTCATCGGCATGGCGTTGTACACGGGCAGATTGGACGCGGCCGAAGTGGCCCGGGAGTTCGCATGA
- a CDS encoding imidazoleglycerol-phosphate dehydratase, whose amino-acid sequence MTTIVRETKETKVTVQIALGKGIAQVDTGQPFFDHMLGTFARYAGLDLTLHARGDLRHHLMEDVAITLGTAVQKVVPATAARYGERTVPMDDALVQACIDVGGRFYYRGPLRNKLYEHVMRSFCEHARVTLHLRILRGKDSHHVTEAAFKALGMALRDAMVDSGVVFSTKGAVALEVK is encoded by the coding sequence ATGACAACCATCGTTCGGGAAACGAAGGAAACGAAGGTCACGGTGCAGATCGCCCTGGGCAAGGGCATCGCCCAGGTGGACACCGGCCAGCCCTTCTTCGATCACATGCTCGGCACCTTCGCGCGCTACGCGGGGTTGGACCTCACGCTGCACGCCCGAGGAGATCTGCGCCACCACCTCATGGAGGACGTGGCCATCACCCTGGGCACCGCCGTGCAGAAGGTCGTCCCCGCCACGGCCGCGCGCTACGGCGAGCGCACCGTGCCCATGGATGACGCGCTCGTGCAGGCGTGCATCGACGTGGGCGGGCGCTTCTATTACCGCGGCCCCCTGCGCAACAAACTCTACGAGCACGTGATGCGCTCGTTCTGCGAGCACGCCCGGGTGACGCTGCACCTGCGGATCCTCCGCGGCAAGGACAGCCACCACGTGACGGAGGCCGCCTTCAAGGCGCTCGGCATGGCGCTGCGCGATGCGATGGTGGACTCGGGTGTGGTGTTCAGCACGAAGGGCGCCGTCGCCCTGGAGGTGAAGTGA
- the hisF gene encoding imidazole glycerol phosphate synthase subunit HisF, with protein sequence MLTRRLIVCLDVKGGRVVKGVQFEGLRDVGDPVELALRYEEAGADEVTFLDISATQEERGTLWELVRRTAERLFIPLTVGGGVRTADDVGRALRAGADKVSINSAAVARPEVLTECAERFGAQCVVASIDAKRDGAGWRVYTHGGKKPTDLEAIAWARECVKRGAGEILLTSIDRDGARSGYDLELTRAVAEAVAVPVIASGGAGNAEHVRAALKEGGADAALVAGILHDGVTTVGAMKTLLRGSGLEIRSH encoded by the coding sequence ATGCTCACGCGACGACTGATCGTCTGTCTGGATGTGAAGGGCGGCCGCGTGGTCAAGGGTGTCCAGTTCGAGGGCCTGCGCGACGTGGGAGATCCCGTGGAGCTCGCCCTGCGCTACGAGGAGGCGGGCGCCGACGAGGTGACCTTCCTCGACATCTCCGCGACCCAGGAGGAGCGCGGCACGCTGTGGGAGCTGGTGCGGCGCACCGCCGAACGGCTGTTCATCCCGCTCACGGTGGGCGGTGGCGTGCGCACGGCGGACGACGTGGGCCGGGCCCTGCGGGCGGGCGCGGACAAGGTGAGCATCAACTCGGCGGCGGTGGCCCGTCCCGAGGTGCTCACCGAGTGCGCCGAGCGCTTCGGGGCCCAGTGCGTGGTGGCGAGCATCGACGCCAAGCGCGATGGCGCGGGCTGGCGCGTGTACACCCATGGCGGCAAGAAGCCCACGGACCTGGAGGCCATCGCCTGGGCGCGCGAGTGTGTGAAACGCGGCGCGGGGGAGATCCTGCTCACGAGCATCGATCGGGACGGCGCCCGTTCGGGGTATGACCTGGAGCTGACGCGGGCCGTCGCCGAGGCGGTGGCGGTGCCCGTCATCGCCTCGGGAGGCGCGGGCAACGCGGAGCATGTCCGGGCCGCGCTGAAGGAGGGTGGGGCGGATGCGGCGCTGGTGGCGGGCATCCTCCACGACGGCGTCACCACGGTGGGAGCCATGAAGACGCTGCTGCGAGGCAGCGGTCTGGAGATCAGGAGCCATTGA
- the hisN gene encoding histidinol-phosphatase produces MDARSLMQAAEEVARKSGDVALGFFRQGVTVDTKGDGTPVTVADRTAEKTAREWIESHFPEDGILGEEFGETRPGAKRRWILDPIDGTKTFIRGVPLWGTLVAVTEGETILAGAAYFPPVGEMLVAAPGQGCWWNGKRTKVSAEADLSRALVLTTDERFLTYPQRGAAWRGLAAKASVSRTWGDCYGYLMLATGRAEVMVDELMSPWDAAALQPIIEEAGGVFTDWTGKRTAFGGNCIATNGVLAEQVRELLGAKGT; encoded by the coding sequence ATGGATGCGCGATCGTTGATGCAGGCGGCGGAGGAAGTGGCTCGCAAGTCGGGCGACGTGGCACTGGGCTTCTTCCGCCAGGGCGTCACGGTGGACACCAAAGGAGACGGCACACCGGTGACGGTAGCGGACCGGACGGCCGAGAAGACGGCGCGCGAGTGGATTGAATCGCACTTCCCCGAGGACGGTATCCTCGGGGAGGAGTTCGGTGAGACGCGGCCCGGAGCGAAGCGCCGGTGGATCCTGGATCCCATCGATGGCACCAAGACGTTCATCCGCGGGGTGCCGTTGTGGGGCACGCTGGTGGCGGTGACCGAGGGGGAGACGATTCTCGCGGGCGCGGCGTACTTCCCGCCGGTGGGGGAGATGCTGGTGGCGGCGCCGGGGCAGGGGTGCTGGTGGAATGGAAAGCGGACGAAGGTGTCGGCCGAGGCGGATCTGTCGCGCGCCCTGGTGCTGACCACCGACGAGCGCTTCCTGACGTATCCCCAGCGCGGGGCGGCATGGCGAGGCCTGGCGGCCAAGGCGTCCGTCTCCCGGACCTGGGGCGATTGCTACGGCTACCTGATGCTGGCCACCGGCCGGGCCGAGGTGATGGTGGACGAGCTGATGTCCCCCTGGGACGCGGCCGCGCTGCAGCCCATCATCGAGGAGGCGGGCGGCGTCTTCACGGACTGGACGGGCAAGCGCACGGCGTTCGGCGGCAACTGCATCGCCACCAACGGGGTGCTCGCGGAGCAGGTGCGCGAGCTGCTCGGGGCGAAGGGGACGTGA
- the hisIE gene encoding bifunctional phosphoribosyl-AMP cyclohydrolase/phosphoribosyl-ATP diphosphatase HisIE, which yields MLDLSKLDFTKGNGLVTVVTQDAHTGDLLMVAHADREALEKTIETGEMYYRSRSRGLWHKGGTSGNVQRVVSLTADCDADAVLARVEKAGPACHTGAETCFDIGPVDALVALDKTIAERARKAPEPGEKPSYTRRLLDDRNLRLKKIGEEAAELVTACADGDKERAVEEAADVLYHVLVAVRPLGVTLEDVKAVLARRASKPAK from the coding sequence ATGTTGGACCTGTCGAAGCTGGATTTCACCAAGGGCAACGGGCTGGTGACGGTGGTGACTCAGGACGCTCACACGGGCGACCTGCTCATGGTCGCGCACGCGGACCGTGAGGCGCTCGAGAAGACGATCGAGACGGGCGAGATGTACTACCGCTCGCGCTCGCGGGGCCTGTGGCACAAGGGCGGCACGAGCGGCAACGTGCAGCGCGTGGTGTCCCTCACGGCCGACTGCGACGCGGACGCGGTGCTCGCCCGGGTGGAGAAGGCGGGTCCGGCCTGTCACACCGGGGCGGAGACGTGCTTCGACATCGGTCCGGTGGATGCGCTCGTGGCGTTGGACAAGACCATCGCCGAGCGCGCCAGGAAGGCCCCGGAGCCCGGCGAGAAGCCGAGCTACACGCGGCGGCTCCTGGACGATCGCAACCTGCGCCTGAAGAAGATCGGCGAGGAAGCGGCGGAGCTGGTGACGGCCTGCGCCGATGGCGACAAGGAGCGCGCGGTCGAGGAAGCCGCCGATGTCCTCTACCATGTGCTCGTGGCGGTGCGGCCGCTGGGCGTGACGCTGGAGGACGTGAAGGCGGTGCTCGCGCGCCGCGCCAGCAAGCCGGCGAAGTGA
- a CDS encoding ribonuclease R family protein — translation MDSPTSRTVTGHIDVHHRGHGFLVVRPTLTSEGLSAFIPPPELKHHLADDVVSARITLAEDGRWSASGLSLVHRPRQELYGEVVVHEERVLLRPDRDVGAGNWPLETDGVEVQPGDAVVARIDEDKVRLVRKLAPGADRSLERLLLRHGLRREFGPEAHAEVSQVLARPLAREGRRDLREVPTVTVDSPTTRIIDDALSVLPAGGDGALRLFVSIADAAEFIPEGSALDREARERATNVYLGDTLLPMLPEALSAGSLSLVPGEERLCVTVELRIDPEGRVTSVDVYESLLRSWARLSYTEVAAYLDRGEVSEPMARVREAMPWLRAAAARLTVARAGRGGIDQTRDEAHFTFDEATGEVSGIETERPTTAHALVERFMVAANEAIAGWLVERGIPVPFRVQGEPEPQAVADLDAFALHSGFAAGLGRTLTPLSLAAFARQLSGVPEEAALRSVMFKVLASSRYTVVPAPHFGLAARAYVHFTSPLRRYADLTVHRALKHYLRGRRDFPHEDPDVERLSLHLNERTRRGQRAEKERHRLLEARVMARHVGQEFNGHITRVRASGLLVQLDQPLVEGFLPLEQLPGGPYAPEARETSLVGPTRAFTLGMPLRVRVAFTEEHPGRIGLTLVE, via the coding sequence ATGGACTCGCCCACTTCCCGCACCGTCACCGGCCACATCGACGTCCACCACCGGGGCCATGGCTTCCTCGTCGTGCGGCCCACCCTCACCTCCGAGGGGCTCTCCGCCTTCATCCCGCCCCCGGAGCTGAAGCATCACCTGGCCGACGATGTCGTCTCCGCGAGAATCACCCTCGCGGAGGACGGCCGATGGAGCGCCAGCGGCTTGTCGCTCGTGCACCGGCCCCGCCAGGAGCTCTATGGCGAGGTGGTGGTGCACGAGGAGCGCGTGCTGCTCCGCCCCGACCGGGACGTGGGCGCGGGGAATTGGCCCCTGGAGACGGACGGCGTCGAGGTCCAGCCCGGCGACGCGGTGGTGGCACGCATCGACGAGGACAAGGTCCGGCTGGTGCGCAAGCTCGCGCCCGGAGCGGACCGCTCCCTGGAGCGGCTCCTGCTGCGCCATGGCCTGCGCCGTGAGTTCGGCCCGGAGGCCCACGCCGAGGTCTCCCAGGTCCTCGCCCGGCCGCTCGCGCGGGAGGGCCGGAGGGACCTGCGCGAGGTGCCCACGGTGACCGTGGACTCGCCCACGACCCGCATCATCGATGATGCCCTCTCCGTGCTTCCCGCCGGAGGGGATGGCGCGCTGCGGCTGTTCGTCTCCATCGCGGACGCCGCCGAGTTCATCCCCGAGGGCTCCGCGCTGGATCGCGAGGCGCGCGAGCGGGCCACCAACGTGTACCTCGGGGACACCCTGCTGCCCATGCTCCCCGAGGCGCTGTCGGCGGGCTCGCTCAGCCTCGTGCCGGGCGAGGAGCGGCTGTGCGTCACGGTGGAGCTGCGCATCGATCCGGAAGGACGGGTCACCTCGGTGGATGTCTACGAGAGCCTGCTGCGCTCCTGGGCGCGGCTGAGCTACACCGAGGTGGCGGCGTACCTCGACCGGGGCGAGGTGTCCGAGCCGATGGCCCGGGTGCGCGAGGCGATGCCGTGGTTGCGCGCGGCGGCGGCGCGGCTGACGGTGGCGCGAGCGGGACGCGGGGGCATCGACCAGACGCGCGACGAGGCCCACTTCACCTTCGATGAGGCCACGGGAGAGGTCTCGGGCATCGAGACCGAGCGGCCCACGACGGCTCATGCCCTCGTCGAGCGCTTCATGGTGGCCGCCAACGAGGCCATCGCCGGCTGGCTCGTCGAGCGGGGCATTCCCGTCCCCTTCCGCGTCCAGGGAGAACCCGAGCCCCAGGCCGTGGCGGACCTGGATGCTTTCGCCCTCCACTCGGGCTTCGCCGCGGGCCTGGGCCGCACGCTCACCCCGCTGTCCCTCGCCGCGTTCGCCCGGCAGCTCTCCGGTGTGCCCGAGGAGGCCGCGCTGCGCTCGGTGATGTTCAAGGTGCTCGCCTCCTCGCGCTACACCGTGGTGCCCGCGCCCCACTTCGGCCTCGCGGCGCGCGCCTATGTGCACTTCACCTCGCCGCTGCGGCGCTACGCGGACCTCACCGTCCACCGCGCCCTCAAGCACTACCTGCGCGGCCGGCGGGACTTTCCGCACGAGGACCCGGACGTCGAGCGGCTCTCGCTCCACCTCAACGAGCGCACCCGGCGCGGCCAGCGCGCGGAGAAGGAGCGGCATCGGCTGCTGGAGGCGCGGGTGATGGCCAGGCACGTGGGCCAGGAGTTCAACGGGCACATCACCCGGGTGCGCGCCTCGGGGCTGCTCGTCCAGCTCGACCAGCCGCTCGTGGAGGGGTTTCTTCCCCTGGAGCAACTCCCGGGAGGCCCCTATGCACCGGAGGCCCGGGAGACCTCGCTCGTGGGGCCCACGCGCGCCTTCACGCTCGGGATGCCGCTCCGGGTGCGCGTGGCCTTCACGGAGGAGCACCCGGGCCGCATCGGTCTGACGCTCGTCGAGTAG
- the lpdA gene encoding dihydrolipoyl dehydrogenase has protein sequence MAETFDVVIIGSGPGGYVGAIRAAQLGLKTALIEKDKRLGGTCLHRGCIPTKSLLWSASLLHHIKEAADFGIEVPAPVVNWAKVQEHKQKVVTKGANGIDYLMKKNKISVFKGHGRIAGKGKVEVTADDGSKQSLDTKNIIIATGSVPKSLPNVQVDHQRVLNSDSILTIDRIPKSLIVIGAGAVGCEFASVFNHMGTQVSVVEYLPNLLPIEDVDVSKEFEKHFKKRKIDVHTGAKVEKVESSANGVKLTMTVGTETRTIEAEYVLSAVGRAPVTEDIGLSFTSIKTDRGFIKTDEMMRTTEPNVYAIGDVIPTPMLAHVASAESVLAVEHIAGKKPTPINYDLTPSATYCYPEVASVGLTEKKAKERGYDVKTGIFPFSAVTKASISNEGIGLVKVVSDKKYDEVLGVHLVGPHATELLAEACVALRLEITTEELAHTMHAHPTLSEIVKEGAEMTLGHPIHI, from the coding sequence GTGGCTGAGACTTTCGACGTGGTGATCATCGGTTCGGGCCCGGGGGGTTATGTCGGTGCGATCCGGGCGGCGCAGCTCGGGTTGAAGACGGCCCTCATCGAGAAGGACAAGCGCCTGGGTGGCACGTGCCTCCATCGGGGCTGCATCCCCACCAAGTCGCTGCTGTGGAGCGCCTCGCTCCTGCATCACATCAAGGAAGCGGCGGACTTCGGCATCGAGGTGCCGGCGCCGGTGGTCAACTGGGCCAAGGTCCAGGAGCACAAGCAGAAGGTGGTCACCAAGGGTGCCAACGGCATCGACTACCTGATGAAGAAGAACAAGATCTCGGTCTTCAAGGGCCACGGCCGCATCGCCGGCAAGGGCAAGGTCGAGGTCACCGCCGACGACGGCTCCAAGCAGTCGCTGGACACCAAGAACATCATCATCGCGACGGGCTCGGTGCCCAAGTCGCTGCCCAACGTGCAGGTGGATCACCAGCGCGTGCTCAACAGCGACTCCATCCTCACCATCGACCGCATTCCCAAGAGCCTCATCGTGATCGGCGCGGGCGCGGTGGGTTGTGAGTTCGCCTCCGTCTTCAACCACATGGGCACCCAGGTCTCCGTGGTGGAGTACCTGCCCAACCTGCTGCCCATCGAGGACGTGGACGTCTCCAAGGAGTTCGAGAAGCACTTCAAGAAGCGCAAGATCGACGTGCACACCGGCGCCAAGGTGGAGAAGGTGGAGAGCAGCGCCAACGGCGTGAAGCTCACCATGACGGTGGGCACCGAGACGCGCACCATCGAGGCCGAGTACGTGCTGTCCGCCGTGGGCCGCGCCCCGGTGACCGAGGACATCGGTCTGAGCTTCACGTCCATCAAGACCGATCGCGGCTTCATCAAGACGGACGAGATGATGCGCACCACCGAGCCGAACGTGTACGCGATCGGTGACGTCATCCCCACGCCGATGCTCGCCCACGTGGCCAGCGCCGAGTCGGTGCTCGCGGTGGAGCACATCGCCGGCAAGAAGCCCACGCCCATCAACTACGACCTGACGCCGTCGGCCACCTACTGCTACCCCGAGGTGGCGTCCGTGGGTCTCACGGAGAAGAAGGCCAAGGAGCGCGGCTACGACGTGAAGACGGGCATCTTCCCGTTCTCCGCCGTCACCAAGGCCTCCATCTCCAACGAGGGCATCGGTCTGGTGAAGGTGGTCTCGGACAAGAAGTACGACGAGGTGCTCGGCGTCCACCTGGTGGGCCCGCACGCCACCGAGCTGCTCGCCGAGGCCTGCGTGGCGCTCCGCCTGGAGATCACCACCGAGGAGCTCGCCCACACGATGCACGCCCACCCCACGCTCTCGGAGATCGTGAAGGAAGGCGCCGAGATGACCCTGGGTCATCCGATCCACATCTGA
- a CDS encoding DUF72 domain-containing protein, producing MLGGMRAIHLGTSGYVYKHWKALFYPPGLPTSRWLPYYAQVFSTVELNASFYRLPTVDAVDGWYAQTPPGFRFACKGSRYLTHMKRLTDVGEGLARFFRVILRLGPKLGPVLWQLPPHMKKPDPERLERFLAALPRGIHSVFEFRDAAWYHDEVLEVLDRWDVALCEHDLVPVPAPRPTGSFRYLRFHGLGARYAGRYGRTALRPVARDLKAWRQKGRDAWVYFNNDLHGHALLDAFDLAELLGHVPVHPPPDMQRPPETESSRTA from the coding sequence ATGCTTGGCGGCATGAGGGCCATCCACCTCGGGACGAGCGGGTACGTCTACAAGCACTGGAAGGCTTTGTTCTATCCACCCGGGCTGCCCACCAGCCGCTGGCTGCCCTACTACGCCCAGGTGTTCTCCACCGTGGAGCTCAACGCCTCCTTCTACCGGTTGCCCACGGTGGACGCGGTGGACGGCTGGTACGCGCAGACGCCTCCGGGCTTCCGCTTCGCGTGCAAGGGCAGCCGCTACCTCACCCACATGAAGCGGCTGACGGACGTGGGCGAGGGCCTGGCGCGCTTCTTCCGCGTCATCCTCCGCCTGGGCCCGAAGCTCGGCCCGGTGCTCTGGCAGCTCCCGCCGCACATGAAGAAGCCAGACCCCGAGCGGCTGGAGCGCTTCCTCGCCGCCCTGCCCCGCGGCATCCACTCCGTCTTCGAGTTCCGTGACGCCGCCTGGTACCACGACGAGGTGCTGGAGGTGCTCGACCGGTGGGACGTGGCCCTGTGCGAGCATGACCTGGTCCCGGTGCCCGCGCCCCGCCCCACGGGGAGCTTCCGCTACCTGCGCTTCCACGGACTGGGGGCTCGCTACGCCGGACGCTACGGCCGCACGGCGCTGCGCCCGGTGGCGAGAGACCTGAAGGCCTGGCGCCAGAAGGGACGCGACGCCTGGGTGTACTTCAACAACGACCTGCACGGACACGCGCTGCTGGACGCGTTCGACCTGGCGGAGCTGCTCGGCCACGTCCCGGTGCACCCGCCCCCGGACATGCAACGGCCGCCCGAAACGGAGTCGTCTCGGACGGCCTGA